The sequence GAGTAATAGAGGGGCAAGGAGTTTGTTTTGATATGATAACATTTTTAGAATTCCAAGATGTTATAAAAAATAGAATAAATAAATTAGTTAATGTATTAAAAGAAGTAGAACAGCACTTGATTGAATTATTCAATAAGATTGAAGTAGATGAAAGGAAATGGTTAGGCGAAACTGCAGAGAATGTAGAAAAGGAGACAAAAACCTCACAGGATGAAATAGATAGGCTACTTAAAGAATTTGGATTATAAATCAAAGTATTTAGAGGTAATATATGACAAATGATGAAACAAATGAGATTTTACAAGATTTTATATCTGAAACAACAGAGATTTTAGAAGATTTAGAAAATAGTCTTGTTGATTTAGAGGAAAATAAGGATGACAAAGAGTTAATAAATAAGATCTTTAGATCTGCTCATACGATTAAAGGATCCTCAGCTTTCTTGGAATTAGAAAAACTAAGTACAATCTCACATCACACTGAGGATATTTTAAATAAACTAAGAAAAGATGAGATTGCTTTAACTGATGTTATTATGGATGTTTTATTAGAATATGTGGATTTGGCTAAAGGTATTGTAGAAAATATAAAAACTGGTGACGACACAGTAGAGATTAGGGAGTTTCTAAAAAAGATAGAGGGCGTTAAAAGCGGAGAGTATGTTAGTACCGCACAGAAAGAACAAAAAATTTCTTCTAAAAAGACAAAAGATGGTGGTAAACAGATTAGTGCAGCACATAAAACAATAGAGCAAACAATTAGGGTTGAGGTTAGCAGGCTTGATGCCCTTATGAATCTTGTAGGTGAATTAGTACTAAGTAGGAATAGATTGTCCCAGTTAGCTATAGATTTAAATCAAAAATATAGAGATGATCCAATCTTAGAACAGCTTGTAGATACAACATCCCAATTAGGATTAGTAACCTCAGATTTACAGATTGCTGTCATGAAGACAAGGATGATACCAATTAGCAAAGTGTTTAGTAGATTTCCACGAATTGTAAGGGATGTGGCAAGAGATTTGAAAAAAGATGTAAATTTAGTTGTTTCAGGTGAAGATACAGAGCTCGATAAGTCAGTTATTGAGTTAATTACTGATCCACTAGTTCATATGGTTAGAAATGCTATAGATCATGGACTTGAAACACCTGAGGAAAGAGTTGGCAAACCAAAGAAGGGAACAATCTGGCTTAATGCAATGCAGCAAGGAAACCATATTATTATTGAGGTTAAAGACGACGGTAAAGGTATTGACCCTGATAAGGTTGCAAAGTCAGCTTTAGAAAAGGGGTTAACGACAAAAGAAGAATTAGCTAGAATGGATAGGGATGAAATAATAGGCTTTATTTTTAGGCCAGGTTTTTCTACCTCAGAAAAAGTTACAAATATCTCAGGTAGAGGAGTTGGCTTGGACGTAGTTAAAAACAATATTGAAAAGATTAATGGTATAATTAATATTGATTCAGAAATAGGGAAGGGAACAACTATACAACTAAAACTACCATTAACATTGGCTATTATTCAATCTCTTTTGGTTGAGGTTTCTGGGGAAATTTTTGCTATACCTATAGTATCAATTTTGGAGACTATTAAAGTAAAAGAGGATGATATCCACGAATTAGAAGGTAGAGAGGTATTAAATTATAGAAATGGTGTTTTATCTATAATTAGGATTACTGATGTTTTGGAGCTTGAAGAATCTTACAGTGATTTTAAATATGTAGTGGTTATCAATGTTGCTGAAAGGCAAGTTGGTTTTGTTGTAAATAGATTGATTGGGCAAGAAGAGATTGTTATTAAGACATTAGGGGAATTTTTAGGTAATCTTACTGGTATTGCAGGGGCAACTATAATGGGTGATGGCAAAGTCAGATTAATCTTAGATCCTTCTGGTATTATCGAGATTGCTTCTAAAATGCCTAGGAAGTTGAAAAAGAAAAGGGTTAGAAATGTTGAAAGCCAAAAAGAATCAATAACAGCTCTAGTTGTTGATGATTCAGCTACAGATAGGAAAATTATAAAAAATATATTATCCCAGGCTGGTTGGATAAATGTTGTAGAGGTCCCAACTGGCAAGGATGCATTAGAGATCGCGAAAAAAGTCAAGTTTGACATATTTATAATAGATTTAGTTTTACCAGAGATAGATGGGTATGAATTAGCAAAGAGGCTTAGAGAAAAAGGGCTTGATCAACCCTTTATTGCAATTACTGTAAGAGGGGATATTGCAGATGAAAAACAAGTAAAGATGGCTGGATTTAATAAATTAGTTCTAAAGCCCATAAATATGAATGAAATACTCAATACTATAGATGATCTTTTATCTCAAAGAAGTTCTAGTTAGTATACTTATAATCTTTTTTATTTTTGCGGATATAGCTGATTCCTATGTTTATATATATAAAATAAAAACGGATAACAAGACTTTTATAACTGCATCGAAACTTTCTTTTAATGCTTTTGTGATGTATAATGGTGGTGTTGATCTTATTAAGGAGATTAAGATTTTAGATATTTATGACGATAAAGATTTTAATAAAGCTATAGAGGATTATGATCTTGAGCCAGCCAATTTTAGAGAGATTCCCTTTGAAGGGCACAGCGATAATAGGACTAATTTTAATCCTTTTATCTGGTGGCGGTAATCTATTATCACAAAATAAGAGGGTGTATAAGGTTGATGTAGTTAATGTATCAACTGATGTTGAGACTAGTTTATATGTGTTGGCTAAAGATGGAATAGAGGCAGCCCAGAATGTTTCACTAAATGGTTGGAAGGTATTAAATGTTGAACCCTTTGGCAAATACGCAGTATCAACTAGTGACAACAAATATAGCGTTGAAATACCAAGGTTAGAATATGTACTAACAGTTTATTTCCCCCCTTGTAAATATACTACTCTTATAGATAATGAGACAATAAAAAAAATAAAATCCCTTAATGAAGATAGTCAATATATTATATATGGTCATACTGACTCATTACCTGTTAAACCCACTGAAAATTATAAAAATAATTATGAATTGTCATTGCTTAGAGCAAGATTTCTAAAAAACTTCATATATAGTATAACAAATGTTCCAGCAGATAATATAAAAATAGTTGGATTAGGTGCAATGTATCCAAAGGTAGATAATTCTATTCAAGGAGAACCTGAAAACAGAAGGGCTGAAGTGTATGAAAGACATTAGGAAACTAACCTATAGAGACTTCTATTATGCCACACTAGATGATTTTTATATGTATGTCGTTAAGATTATGAAAAGTCTAAATTATACATTTCATCGAAGGATCAAGGATTCTACAACAAGACGAGCAGAGGTGTGGAAGCTTTTTAATTCAGAGGATTATAAGGTATTAGTGTGGGTTGAAATTTTGGATCCTTCGTTAAACTTGACTTGGCAAGAGGCTGCAGAGGTTTTGAGATTAATGAATGATGAGAACATGACAAAGCTGTATTTGTTTACAAATGGCAATTTAGATGAGGATGCAAAGGATATTCTTGATGATGAGAGTAACTTTATATATACCCCAAGAAATATAATTGAAAAACTGTTATCCTTGGTAGAAGTAGGGAAAGAAAGTGAAGAAGAGCCTACATTTAAGAGAAAAAGAAGAGAACCTGATAGACCCTATGGGCATGCTCTTATATCAGAATATTTTAGAAATAAAGAGAAGAGGAAAGAAAAACGATATATTACATTAAGCGAATTAAAGAGCTTGGTAGGTTATATCCTTGTAAATTATAACAATTTACAAGGATATATAGATGATATACCTGATTTAGATAATTTAGGTAAAGGTATAATAGATGAGCTTGATAAGCGAAGGAGAACGTTTTTGCCTTTGTTGTACAAGATTATTGGGTTTTCAGTGAATAGAGAATTTAATTATATTTTGGTAGCTTTAGCTGATTTTTTAAAATATCTCATTTATTATATAACTGCAATTATTGAGTATGAAAGTTTAGAAAATATAGAAAATTATAAAAGAGAGCTTACTAAGTCATTAAATATTTTAGAAAAATTTGATTTGGCATTTTACGACTATATAAATTTGCAAATTAAGGAAATTAATAAATCTTTCAAGAATCTCATTAAATACACCTTTTCTCTTGTAATCTTTATTATAATAGTGATTTTATTATTGTGATGTTAAACGATAATAAGCTATATGCAAGGTTAATAAATTTAATTAATGATATTATTGTAGTTATAGATAGAAATTATAATATTTTGTATGTTAACGAAGCTGTTTTTACATTTATAGGTAATAAAACTAATATAATAGGCACTAAATGTTATCTAAGCTTATTTAATAATATTGAACCATGTGGTAATTGTGAGTTGCCTTCTCTAATAAATAAAAAAAGAGCTGCCAAAACAATATATCATGAGACATTTGACTACAAAGGGAATAGAAAATATTTTAAATCTAATTTTGAACAAATTGACAACGACACCTTTGTGGAATTTTTAAGTGATACCACAGAGGAGAGGTTTCTCTACAAAAGTTTATATTATAAGACAAAAGAGCTGAAAGCGAATAATGTCAGACTAAAAAAATATATGTTAGATTCAAGAGATAGGTATGATTTTTTAAATAAGGTAATAAATAGTGTGCCGGGTGGCATAATGGTTGTAAGTGATGATCTGAAAATAGTTGAAATAAATAATTTTATGCTTGAAAGATTTACAGGTGATAAAAATATCAAAAAAGGCAATAATTGTTTTGAGATTTATGGAAATAAGAGCCAATGTAAAGATTGCTATTTTAAAAAAAATAGTAGTCGCACATATAGAAAGTTTAAGGATAATAGCTATACAGTTTATTTTAATAAGTTTGATAATTATTTGGTTGAAAGCTTGTTAGATACTACAAGAATGATATCGCTTATAAACTCAATAAAGTCAAAACAACAAGAGTTAAATAGTAAACAACATCAAATGAGGCTGCTAAATTCGGAGCTGCTGAAGGTTAATAAAAGACTTCAAAGTGCACAAAAGAGAATAGAAGATGAAATAAAACAACTTAGATTAATACAAAAGACTTTACTACCTACTAAATTTGTTGATTATAAAGGCTATAGTTTTGGTGCCACATATATTCCTACTGAAGATGTTGGAGGCGATTATTATGATTATATAGAGATGAGCAATAACTATTGTGGGTTTCTAGTAGCTGATGTATCAGGCCATGGTATACCTGCTGCTGTTATTATGGCAATTACAAGAGCACTTGTTCATTCATACACAATAGATATTATATCTTCATCAGAAGTACTTACTATGATTAATGAGATATTGAAAGAGAATATTTATACAAATGATTTTGTTACAATGTTTTATCTAGTGATGAATATGGGAACTGGTAAATGCAATTATGCTAGTGCTGGACATAATCCAATTCTATTTTTTGATAACTCTAATTTGTCAGTTAAACAGTTAAAATCAAAGGGATTTTTTTTAGGCCCTTTTGATAATGTTGAATATGAAGAAAAATCTATTAATATGAAAAAAGGTGATATACTCTTTTTGTATACTGATGGTTTAGTTGATGTACAAAATAGAAAAGGTGAATTTTATGGGTTAGATAGATTGATAGGAAAATTAATATTATATCATGAGAATAGCCCTAATGAGATTATAAATTATGTTTTAGATGATATTAAAGAATTTTCTGGTGGTAGAGAATATTCAGATGACATAACGATGTTATTAATAAAAAAGGAGGAATAAATGATCAATGCTGAGGTTAAAGACAATAATATATTGATTACACCTAAGGGTGAAGTAAATGCGCAAGTTGGCATAAAAATGAAAGAAATAATCAAAGAAAAATTGGGTGAAAATAAGGGTATTGCTTCAGTTATTATATTTTTCAATGATGTAGTTTATATAAATAGCTCTGGTATAAGGGAATTGATTGATATTTTAAAGTATTTAAAAAGTGAGAATAAGAATTTGTATCTAATTGGCATGAGCAAAGAAATTAGAGAAATGTTTTCTTTTACTAACTTAGATAGTGTTTTTAATATTTTTAATAATTTAGAGGATATTTTTAAGTAGTTTCAAAAGCATTTATAAAATAATAGTTTGAGGTGATAAATGCAGTTTAATGTTGTTAATGATAATGTTTTAAAAATTGTACTGACGTCAAAAGTAGACGTTGATGATTTAGAGAAAATAGCAAATTCTATAAAAGAAGGTTATTTGTATGATTCTAAAGGCTCTTATGTAGACTTCAAAAATATTAATTGTATTAAGCTAGACTTAAAAAATGTTGGATATTTGTATAGTAAACACCTTTCATGGTTAATTAATATAAAAAAAATATGCAGTATAAATAAAATAAAATTGACTTTAATAAATGTTTCTGATGAATTAATGCAACTATTTACTATAGCTGACCTTACAACATATTTTACATTTGAAGAAGATTATACTTCTTATAATACAAGAGAATTAGTTAATTTTTTTTATGATCCTGAAAAAGCTAATTTAATGGTTGATTATTTGTCAAAGAATTATACTGAAGATGTAAAAGAGGAAATCCATAGATTAGTTAAGTGTGATGATCCTATTCTTAAAGAATATGCAATTCTAACAGCTGGTAAGGCTTATGATTATGGGTTGGTTGATGAGATAAGGAAAGCTTTAGAGGATGAGGCTATACCAGTTGTAACTACTTCTGCTTTAGTTGTTGGATGGCTAAATGATATAAAATCTAAAGATATATTATATAAATTAATAGAAAGCGATGTTTATGATATTGTTGAGGCAGCAGTCACTTCAATAGCTTTAATGCCTGAAAAAGGAGATGCAGAGAGGATTAGTTTCCTTTTTAAAAATGAGGATCACAGAATAAGAGCAGTGGTTGCCTATGCTTTAGGACTTATCAATGATGATGAGAGCTACCTTATACTTTTACAACAATATCGAAATGAAAAAAATCCTTTTGTTAGGTCGAATATTTTAAAAGCCCTTACCTTTTTTAAGAAGGATGAATTAAAGGATGTATTTGTTGAAGCTTTAAATGATAAAACAGTAGAGGTGCAAGAAGTAGCAGCGTCAGCTTTGATGAGGGTTAAGGCTTATGATAAAATAGATATATTGTTAGAAAAACTTAAAAAAAGTGAAAATACATGGGCCAAATATTATATAGTTAAAACGTTAGCTGAACTAGCTTTTGATGGAAGAGTTTTAGTTGAAGATCATGATTATTATAACAAAAGCATAGAATGTTTAAATAGTTTGATAGATATCTTCAATGATCAACCCTTACATGTGAAG is a genomic window of Deferribacterota bacterium containing:
- a CDS encoding SpoIIE family protein phosphatase yields the protein MLNDNKLYARLINLINDIIVVIDRNYNILYVNEAVFTFIGNKTNIIGTKCYLSLFNNIEPCGNCELPSLINKKRAAKTIYHETFDYKGNRKYFKSNFEQIDNDTFVEFLSDTTEERFLYKSLYYKTKELKANNVRLKKYMLDSRDRYDFLNKVINSVPGGIMVVSDDLKIVEINNFMLERFTGDKNIKKGNNCFEIYGNKSQCKDCYFKKNSSRTYRKFKDNSYTVYFNKFDNYLVESLLDTTRMISLINSIKSKQQELNSKQHQMRLLNSELLKVNKRLQSAQKRIEDEIKQLRLIQKTLLPTKFVDYKGYSFGATYIPTEDVGGDYYDYIEMSNNYCGFLVADVSGHGIPAAVIMAITRALVHSYTIDIISSSEVLTMINEILKENIYTNDFVTMFYLVMNMGTGKCNYASAGHNPILFFDNSNLSVKQLKSKGFFLGPFDNVEYEEKSINMKKGDILFLYTDGLVDVQNRKGEFYGLDRLIGKLILYHENSPNEIINYVLDDIKEFSGGREYSDDITMLLIKKEE
- a CDS encoding response regulator encodes the protein MTNDETNEILQDFISETTEILEDLENSLVDLEENKDDKELINKIFRSAHTIKGSSAFLELEKLSTISHHTEDILNKLRKDEIALTDVIMDVLLEYVDLAKGIVENIKTGDDTVEIREFLKKIEGVKSGEYVSTAQKEQKISSKKTKDGGKQISAAHKTIEQTIRVEVSRLDALMNLVGELVLSRNRLSQLAIDLNQKYRDDPILEQLVDTTSQLGLVTSDLQIAVMKTRMIPISKVFSRFPRIVRDVARDLKKDVNLVVSGEDTELDKSVIELITDPLVHMVRNAIDHGLETPEERVGKPKKGTIWLNAMQQGNHIIIEVKDDGKGIDPDKVAKSALEKGLTTKEELARMDRDEIIGFIFRPGFSTSEKVTNISGRGVGLDVVKNNIEKINGIINIDSEIGKGTTIQLKLPLTLAIIQSLLVEVSGEIFAIPIVSILETIKVKEDDIHELEGREVLNYRNGVLSIIRITDVLELEESYSDFKYVVVINVAERQVGFVVNRLIGQEEIVIKTLGEFLGNLTGIAGATIMGDGKVRLILDPSGIIEIASKMPRKLKKKRVRNVESQKESITALVVDDSATDRKIIKNILSQAGWINVVEVPTGKDALEIAKKVKFDIFIIDLVLPEIDGYELAKRLREKGLDQPFIAITVRGDIADEKQVKMAGFNKLVLKPINMNEILNTIDDLLSQRSSS
- a CDS encoding STAS domain-containing protein; protein product: MINAEVKDNNILITPKGEVNAQVGIKMKEIIKEKLGENKGIASVIIFFNDVVYINSSGIRELIDILKYLKSENKNLYLIGMSKEIREMFSFTNLDSVFNIFNNLEDIFK
- a CDS encoding HEAT repeat domain-containing protein; amino-acid sequence: MQFNVVNDNVLKIVLTSKVDVDDLEKIANSIKEGYLYDSKGSYVDFKNINCIKLDLKNVGYLYSKHLSWLINIKKICSINKIKLTLINVSDELMQLFTIADLTTYFTFEEDYTSYNTRELVNFFYDPEKANLMVDYLSKNYTEDVKEEIHRLVKCDDPILKEYAILTAGKAYDYGLVDEIRKALEDEAIPVVTTSALVVGWLNDIKSKDILYKLIESDVYDIVEAAVTSIALMPEKGDAERISFLFKNEDHRIRAVVAYALGLINDDESYLILLQQYRNEKNPFVRSNILKALTFFKKDELKDVFVEALNDKTVEVQEVAASALMRVKAYDKIDILLEKLKKSENTWAKYYIVKTLAELAFDGRVLVEDHDYYNKSIECLNSLIDIFNDQPLHVKLVFVQTFAKAIQYLDNAKNMLLEKDKEKIDTLKYNIYNFLKELIKDENEDIRKEALEVFFSISSQEAEKEAVGLLENDPSWIVRLKAAQILGSIPQNPYKDMLKMHMKKEKNKYVIGEIREILND
- a CDS encoding chemotaxis protein; translated protein: VIEGQGVCFDMITFLEFQDVIKNRINKLVNVLKEVEQHLIELFNKIEVDERKWLGETAENVEKETKTSQDEIDRLLKEFGL
- a CDS encoding OmpA family protein — its product is MKGTAIIGLILILLSGGGNLLSQNKRVYKVDVVNVSTDVETSLYVLAKDGIEAAQNVSLNGWKVLNVEPFGKYAVSTSDNKYSVEIPRLEYVLTVYFPPCKYTTLIDNETIKKIKSLNEDSQYIIYGHTDSLPVKPTENYKNNYELSLLRARFLKNFIYSITNVPADNIKIVGLGAMYPKVDNSIQGEPENRRAEVYERH